Proteins co-encoded in one Setaria viridis chromosome 9, Setaria_viridis_v4.0, whole genome shotgun sequence genomic window:
- the LOC117836454 gene encoding calcium-binding protein CP1 encodes MCPTGRYLGLDLSAVVAGAAGDLRPAFDVLDADRDGRISREDLKSFYAAAGTTAGEQFDDDDLAAMIAAADADRDGFVQYDEFERLLASRATTAAAAGRGSAMEDAFRLMDRDGDGKVGFEDLKAYLGWAGMPAADEEVRAMIRVAGGGDGDEGVGLEALARVLAVDLEGIAL; translated from the coding sequence ATGTGCCCCACGGGGAGGTACCTGGGCCTCGATCtctccgccgtcgtcgcgggcgccgccggcgacctgaGGCCGGCGTTCGACGTGCTGGACGCGGACCGGGACGGCCGCATCAGCCGGGAGGACCTCAAGTCCTTCTACGCCGCCGCGGGGACCACCGCCGGCGAGCagttcgacgacgacgacctcgcGGCCATGAtcgcggccgccgacgccgaccgcgACGGCTTCGTGCAGTACGACGAGTTCGAGCGCCTGCTGGCCAGCCGCGccacgaccgccgccgccgcggggagagGGTCCGCGATGGAGGACGCGTTCCGGCTCATGGACCGGGACGGGGACGGCAAGGTCGGGTTCGAGGACCTCAAGGCGTACCTCGGGTGGGCCGGGATGCCCGCGGCCGACGAGGAGGTACGCGCCATGATCCGCGTTgccggcggaggggacggcgacgagggcgtCGGGCTCGAGGCGCTCGCCAGAGTGCTCGCTGTCGACTTGGAAGGCATCGCCCTCTGA
- the LOC117836100 gene encoding UPF0481 protein At3g47200, which translates to MECERGHDAGEENGFFYHDDAQVEAMQRRVDATAPLGDDPYTILRLPVAVRERHRDLYEPKVVSVGPYYHGRAGLGAAQQHKWRLLRDFLSRGNNKKAAGGLLGACLRAAREVEAEARRCYAEGFGLGADEFAELLVLDGCFLLEFFLRKGEGQLAAPGGAKWAWHHMYHDALLLENQIPFFVIEKLHGFAFAGEDDGAGRDALLDIFCKAFAGDLPSSRAIRPPSDKTIHHLLHLHYECNVRNPAADSDKGGRNTIGDASAASLAIWKQPAAAIQSPRSGEGAGRKGRLTSMIPPAAKMEEAGVTFKRKAAPRDVFDASFRYGVLHMPAFVVDEGAKVLLANLVAFEQGGGRAARQLDGGNLVTGLVALVGSLVNSRRDLEVLRRCGIMHCMLADDDAVAYFNHVVQYTTMDYDRHLLACLFRDVREHCHWNR; encoded by the coding sequence ATGGAGTGCGAGAGGGGCCACGACGCGGGCGAGGAGAACGGCTTCTTCTACCACGACGACGCGCAGGTGGAGGCCATGCAGCGGCGCGTGGACGCGACGGCGCCCCTGGGCGACGACCCCTACACCATCCTCCGCCTCCCGGTGGCCGTGCGCGAGCGGCACCGCGACCTGTACGAGCCCAAGGTCGTGTCGGTTGGCCCCTACTACCACGGCCGTGCCGGCCTCGGCGCCGCGCAGCAGCACAAGTGGCGCCTGCTCCGCGACTTCCTGTCCCGGGGCAATAATAagaaggccgccggcggcctcctcggcgcctGCCTGCGCGCCGCGCGGGAGGTCGAGGCCGAGGCGCGCCGGTGCTACGCGGAGGGGTTCGGCCTGGGCGCCGACGAGTTCGCGGAGCTGCTGGTGCTGGACGGCTGCTTCCTGCTCGAGTTCTTCCTCAGGAAGGGCGAGGGGCAGCTCGCCGCGCCGGGGGGAGCCAAGTGGGCGTGGCACCACATGTACCACGACGCCCTCCTTCTGGAGAACCAGATACCCTTCTTCGTGATCGAGAAGCTCCACGGATTCGCCTtcgccggcgaggacgacggcgccggGCGCGACGCGCTCCTGGACATCTTCTGCAAGGCCTTCGCCGGTGACCTGCCGTCGAGCCGCGCCATCCGGCCGCCCAGCGACAAGACCATCCATCACCTGCTGCACCTGCACTACGAGTGCAACGTCCGCAACCCAGCCGCGGACAGCGACAAGGGCGGCCGCAACACCATCGGGGACGCCAGCGCCGCGTCGCTGGCCATCTGgaagcagccggcggcggcgatccagTCGCCGCGctccggcgagggcgccgggaGGAAAGGCCGCCTGACGTCGATGAtcccgccggcggcgaagaTGGAGGAGGCCGGCGTGACGTTCAAGCGGAAGGCGGCCCCGCGGGACGTGTTCGACGCGAGCTTCCGGTACGGCGTGCTGCACATGCCGGCGTTCGTGGTCGACGAGGGCGCCAAGGTGCTGCTCGCGAACCTGGTGGCGTTCGAGCAGgggggcggccgcgcggcgcggcagctGGACGGGGGCAACCTGGTGACGGGGCTCGTGGCGCTGGTCGGGTCGCTGGTGAACTCGCGGAGGGACCTGGAGGTGCTCCGCCGCTGCGGGATCATGCACTGCATGctggccgacgacgacgccgtggCATACTTCAACCACGTCGTGCAGTACACGACCATGGACTACGACCGGCACCTCCTCGCCTGCCTGTTCCGGGACGTCAGGGAGCACTGCCATTGGAACAGATGA